Proteins encoded by one window of Hymenobacter tibetensis:
- a CDS encoding NAD-dependent epimerase/dehydratase family protein, translating into MNKQQQPSRPRILVTGGAGKLGKVCVADLLAHGYDVFVVDTVPVKGVPGIIADLADFGQTLDALSSVGQEIYAGVAPQAFTAIVHLAAFPTPRQYPDAHLFQNNIMGTYNIFEAARRLGINQVIWASSETTLGEPFDGAAPYAPVDEDYPLRAKSAYALAKVLMEDMARQFCYQTPALKLVGLRFSNVMEPADYARFPAYNDDPEERKWNMWSYIDARDGAQAIRKAIEWQATGMHAFIIANADTVMTTPSAELMATTFPTVPLKKEVAGHETLLSIEKARRVLGYEPEFSWREAKSLESKK; encoded by the coding sequence ATGAACAAGCAACAACAACCCTCGCGCCCCCGCATTTTGGTTACGGGTGGAGCGGGCAAACTGGGCAAGGTCTGCGTGGCCGACTTATTGGCTCATGGCTACGACGTGTTTGTGGTGGACACGGTGCCCGTAAAAGGTGTGCCGGGCATCATCGCCGACTTGGCCGACTTCGGACAGACGCTGGATGCGCTTTCCTCGGTGGGGCAGGAGATTTACGCGGGCGTGGCCCCGCAGGCCTTCACCGCCATTGTGCACCTGGCGGCCTTCCCGACCCCACGGCAGTATCCCGACGCCCATTTGTTTCAGAACAACATCATGGGCACCTACAACATTTTTGAGGCAGCCCGGCGCTTGGGCATCAACCAGGTGATTTGGGCGTCCAGCGAAACCACGCTAGGCGAGCCTTTCGACGGAGCGGCTCCCTACGCGCCTGTAGATGAAGACTACCCCTTGCGGGCCAAAAGTGCCTATGCCTTGGCCAAAGTGCTCATGGAAGATATGGCTCGCCAGTTTTGTTACCAGACGCCTGCCCTCAAACTGGTTGGCCTGCGCTTCTCGAACGTGATGGAACCGGCCGACTACGCTAGGTTTCCGGCTTACAACGATGACCCCGAAGAGCGCAAGTGGAACATGTGGTCTTACATTGACGCCCGGGACGGCGCGCAAGCTATCCGCAAAGCTATTGAATGGCAGGCCACAGGAATGCACGCCTTTATCATCGCCAACGCCGATACGGTGATGACGACACCCTCGGCCGAGCTCATGGCCACTACCTTCCCCACTGTGCCCCTCAAGAAAGAAGTAGCAGGGCACGAAACGCTGCTCTCCATTGAGAAAGCGCGCCGCGTGTTAGGCTATGAACCCGAGTTTAGCTGGCGCGAAGCCAAGTCATTGGAATCGAAGAAATAG
- a CDS encoding SDR family oxidoreductase, which produces MENGIAGKVVAITGASSGIGEATALLLAERGATVVLGARRPEPLAALTERITAAGGQASYLVTDVRQREDVAQLVQLALTQYGRLDVLVSNAGISPISRLDELRVDDWEAMIDVNLKGVLYGIAAALPVFRQQEAGHFVHVLSTSGLVITPTMGVYAGTKNAVRAITEALRQEAGPHLRVTGVSPGFVQTNLASSISDAAVQTQIQDKMEELAIPPAAIARAIAFAIEQPANVDVGELVVRPTAQG; this is translated from the coding sequence ATGGAAAATGGAATAGCGGGCAAGGTCGTTGCCATCACGGGAGCCAGCAGTGGCATTGGAGAAGCCACGGCGTTGTTACTGGCCGAGCGCGGGGCCACCGTCGTGCTGGGGGCCCGTCGCCCCGAGCCTTTGGCAGCACTAACCGAGCGTATTACGGCCGCGGGTGGGCAAGCCAGCTACCTCGTTACTGATGTGCGGCAGCGCGAGGACGTAGCGCAGCTCGTGCAGTTGGCTCTCACACAATACGGCCGGCTGGACGTACTCGTCAGCAACGCAGGCATCAGCCCCATTTCACGGCTCGATGAGTTGCGGGTAGACGATTGGGAAGCCATGATTGACGTCAACTTGAAAGGTGTGCTGTATGGCATTGCGGCGGCGCTGCCGGTTTTCCGCCAGCAGGAAGCGGGGCATTTCGTGCATGTGCTGTCCACGTCGGGCCTTGTTATTACCCCCACCATGGGCGTGTATGCAGGCACCAAAAATGCCGTGCGCGCTATTACTGAGGCTCTGCGCCAGGAAGCTGGGCCCCACCTGCGTGTTACGGGCGTTTCGCCGGGCTTCGTGCAAACCAACTTGGCCAGTTCAATATCCGATGCTGCGGTCCAGACCCAAATTCAAGACAAGATGGAGGAACTAGCTATTCCGCCCGCAGCCATTGCCCGTGCCATAGCCTTTGCCATAGAGCAGCCCGCCAACGTGGATGTGGGCGAGCTAGTTGTGCGGCCCACTGCGCAGGGGTAG
- a CDS encoding helix-turn-helix domain-containing protein, which yields MASSPLFRVGANPVLFPPPEVVGRLRQTFEHLLTTLHSTYPHKHDLARAYVQVLLHEALQLAPIEVNERPGTAAVRLSRLFLDLLDRQFPRSSPAQPLLLRNANEFARQLAVHPNHLNKALKETTGKTTTAHIASKLLVEARALLRHSNWSLAEISYCLGFDYTTNFHNFFKRHTGQSPSQYRRQPVVLS from the coding sequence GTGGCAAGCTCGCCCTTGTTTCGGGTGGGAGCGAATCCGGTGCTGTTTCCCCCACCGGAGGTAGTAGGCCGGCTCCGCCAAACCTTTGAGCACCTCTTGACTACGCTGCACTCAACTTACCCACACAAGCATGACTTGGCCCGTGCCTACGTGCAGGTGCTGCTGCATGAGGCGTTGCAACTCGCCCCAATTGAAGTCAATGAGCGGCCGGGTACGGCCGCGGTTCGTCTTAGTAGGCTGTTTCTGGATTTGCTTGATCGGCAGTTTCCTCGCTCGTCGCCCGCGCAGCCGCTTTTGCTGCGCAACGCCAACGAGTTTGCCCGGCAACTGGCTGTGCACCCCAATCACCTCAACAAAGCGCTAAAGGAAACAACAGGCAAGACCACCACCGCACATATTGCCAGCAAGCTGTTGGTGGAGGCCCGGGCGCTGCTACGCCACAGCAACTGGAGCCTAGCCGAAATAAGCTATTGCTTAGGGTTCGACTATACTACCAACTTCCACAATTTCTTCAAACGGCATACAGGACAGTCGCCCAGTCAGTATCGCCGGCAGCCTGTCGTGCTTTCATAG
- a CDS encoding beta-N-acetylhexosaminidase, producing MLFTLTLKARVCGLLATGLLASQVALAQSTEIPAQSLGLVPLPREVKAYAATYALPQKISVYAASPAERNVATLLQGMLTSLGKTVTLTTNRQAAQIVLATAAATSPEAYQLVVDKAGIKITAAGGPGLFYGTQTLLQLLPPRAAATAKVPYVRISDQPAFQWRGGMLDVCRHFFPVSFVKKYIDFLAAYKMNTFHWHLTDDQGWRIEIKKYPKLTEISAFRSETLLGAQQQMKTPADFKYDGTPYGGFYTQEQIKDVIAYAQKRYVTIVPEIEMPGHSVAILAAYPELACKPGPYQTWTKWGVNEDIVCPTEPTFRFFEDVLTEVSALFPGKYIHIGGDEAPKARWKESAAVQEIMKREGFTDVEKVQGWFNRRIEKFLQSKGKKLIGWDEILEGGIAPSAAVMSWRGEKGGIEAAQHGHDVVMTPTTNLYLDYGQNPQPHSPYEPLMIGGYLPLAKVYSYNPLPKELTPEQQKHIMGVGANMWTEYITTPEKAEYMLFPRFLAAAEVAWTPAALKSYEAFLPRMGQQFARLDAKKINYRVPEPLGLDSATVVKQGNKAVLTLRTLVPGSQIRYTLDGKMPDETTDLYTKPFTVPQNRQITVRAVTVAPNGRKSPPVQLLIN from the coding sequence ATGCTGTTTACTCTTACATTGAAAGCCCGAGTGTGCGGGCTGCTAGCCACAGGGCTGTTAGCCAGTCAAGTAGCACTAGCTCAATCAACAGAAATACCGGCGCAAAGCCTCGGGTTAGTGCCCCTGCCGCGGGAAGTCAAAGCTTACGCCGCCACCTACGCACTGCCCCAAAAAATAAGCGTGTACGCTGCTAGCCCAGCCGAACGTAATGTGGCTACGCTACTGCAGGGCATGCTCACTTCGCTCGGCAAAACCGTTACGCTCACCACCAACCGCCAAGCGGCCCAGATTGTGCTGGCTACTGCCGCCGCCACCAGCCCCGAAGCCTACCAATTGGTGGTTGATAAAGCCGGCATCAAGATTACGGCGGCGGGCGGACCAGGGCTGTTCTACGGCACCCAGACCTTGCTGCAACTATTGCCGCCCCGCGCCGCCGCTACGGCCAAGGTGCCTTACGTCCGCATTTCTGACCAGCCCGCTTTTCAGTGGCGCGGGGGGATGCTCGACGTGTGCCGTCATTTCTTTCCCGTGTCGTTTGTCAAGAAGTACATCGACTTTCTGGCCGCCTATAAGATGAACACGTTTCATTGGCACCTGACCGACGACCAAGGGTGGCGCATCGAAATCAAGAAGTACCCGAAGCTCACCGAAATCAGTGCCTTCCGCTCGGAAACCCTGCTTGGCGCGCAACAACAGATGAAAACGCCCGCCGATTTCAAATACGACGGCACGCCTTACGGTGGCTTCTATACCCAGGAGCAAATCAAGGATGTAATAGCGTATGCTCAGAAGCGCTACGTCACCATTGTGCCGGAAATAGAAATGCCGGGCCACTCAGTGGCCATTCTGGCGGCTTACCCTGAACTGGCTTGCAAGCCCGGCCCCTACCAAACCTGGACTAAGTGGGGCGTCAACGAGGACATTGTCTGCCCCACCGAGCCTACTTTTCGCTTCTTCGAAGACGTGCTGACCGAGGTAAGCGCCTTGTTCCCGGGTAAGTACATCCACATTGGCGGCGACGAGGCCCCGAAAGCGCGTTGGAAGGAAAGCGCCGCGGTGCAAGAAATTATGAAGCGCGAAGGCTTCACCGATGTGGAGAAGGTGCAAGGTTGGTTTAACCGCCGCATCGAGAAATTCTTGCAGAGCAAGGGCAAAAAGCTCATTGGCTGGGACGAAATACTGGAGGGCGGTATTGCACCAAGCGCTGCGGTAATGAGTTGGCGCGGTGAAAAAGGCGGCATTGAAGCAGCCCAGCATGGCCACGACGTAGTGATGACGCCTACCACCAACCTCTACCTAGACTACGGCCAGAATCCGCAGCCGCACAGCCCCTACGAACCGCTCATGATTGGCGGCTACTTGCCCTTGGCGAAAGTGTATTCCTATAACCCCTTGCCCAAAGAGCTTACGCCCGAGCAGCAAAAGCATATTATGGGCGTAGGGGCCAATATGTGGACCGAGTACATCACGACTCCGGAAAAAGCAGAATACATGCTGTTTCCACGCTTCTTGGCCGCCGCCGAAGTAGCCTGGACGCCCGCCGCCCTCAAAAGCTACGAGGCCTTCTTGCCCCGCATGGGCCAGCAGTTTGCCCGCTTAGATGCCAAGAAAATCAACTACCGGGTGCCTGAGCCGCTTGGCCTCGACAGCGCCACCGTGGTGAAGCAAGGCAACAAAGCCGTGCTGACGCTTCGCACCCTAGTGCCAGGGTCGCAGATTCGCTACACCTTGGACGGCAAAATGCCCGACGAAACCACCGACCTCTACACCAAGCCATTTACGGTGCCCCAGAACCGACAAATCACCGTGCGGGCTGTAACCGTGGCGCCCAACGGCCGCAAAAGCCCCCCCGTTCAGCTGCTAATCAACTAA
- a CDS encoding SusD/RagB family nutrient-binding outer membrane lipoprotein, whose product MKNIFPKHAVLASAALLLASGCTDNFEDVNTNPATYTQSSFDPNYLLTQSQLTYTGSTDFAYETWRGNLIHCSMFVQGMATVIGYWAGDKYLLNEGYTAAYWEKSYSEQVKSVTDLVEQTRNKPQYKNLHQISRIMRALIMERITDIYGDVPYVEAGQGYYTGIITPKYDKQEDIYADLLKEVSEATAALDPTADITANDVFYKGNIEQWQRFGNTLLLRMAMRLTKVNEATAKQYATQVQGKTMQSNADNAIVLHDVVGGRTTQNRNSQVLLGDGGQEHYYVKWSKTFIDYLKTNNDPRLAKIAVTRLYTSDATKTPSQTPISTVAAQKGLPNGRDLSGRAAYDVSTAPDYTSIPDYSSPNPGMIKRNGPTFVLTYAESELLLAEAAQRWGLGSAQQHYNAGVTAAITYLNQYDATMDIPASEAAAYLTAHPYSASNGLRLINTQYWAHTNTMLDFYESWSNWRRTGFPELTPVVYPNSATSGQIPRRLPYPTAEITSNPNNYRTASAAVTGGDNLTGRVWWDK is encoded by the coding sequence ATGAAAAATATATTTCCAAAACACGCCGTGCTGGCTAGTGCCGCCCTGTTGCTGGCCAGTGGCTGCACCGATAATTTCGAGGACGTTAACACCAACCCGGCGACTTACACCCAGAGCTCGTTTGACCCCAATTACTTGCTCACGCAGTCGCAGCTTACGTACACGGGCAGCACCGACTTTGCCTACGAAACCTGGCGCGGCAACCTGATTCACTGCTCGATGTTCGTGCAGGGCATGGCCACCGTCATCGGCTACTGGGCCGGCGACAAGTACCTGCTCAACGAAGGTTACACGGCCGCCTACTGGGAGAAAAGCTACAGCGAGCAAGTGAAGTCCGTCACGGACTTGGTAGAGCAAACCCGCAACAAGCCGCAGTACAAAAACCTGCACCAGATTTCGCGCATCATGCGGGCCCTGATTATGGAGCGCATCACTGACATCTACGGTGACGTACCGTACGTAGAGGCCGGCCAGGGCTACTACACCGGCATCATCACGCCTAAGTACGACAAGCAGGAAGACATCTACGCCGACTTGCTGAAGGAAGTGAGTGAGGCCACCGCCGCCCTTGATCCGACGGCCGACATCACGGCCAACGACGTGTTTTATAAAGGCAACATCGAGCAGTGGCAGCGCTTCGGCAACACCTTGCTGTTGCGCATGGCCATGCGCCTAACCAAGGTTAATGAGGCCACTGCCAAGCAGTACGCCACTCAGGTGCAAGGCAAAACCATGCAAAGCAACGCCGACAACGCCATTGTGCTACACGATGTGGTGGGCGGCCGCACCACCCAGAACCGCAACAGCCAAGTGCTGCTCGGCGACGGCGGGCAGGAGCACTACTACGTGAAATGGTCGAAGACCTTTATTGACTACCTGAAAACCAACAACGACCCGCGCCTCGCCAAAATCGCCGTGACGCGGCTCTATACCAGCGACGCCACCAAAACCCCGAGCCAAACACCCATCTCGACCGTAGCGGCGCAGAAGGGTTTGCCCAACGGCCGGGACTTGAGCGGCCGGGCCGCGTACGACGTATCAACGGCCCCAGACTACACCTCGATTCCCGACTATTCGTCGCCGAACCCGGGCATGATCAAGCGGAACGGTCCTACGTTTGTGTTGACGTACGCCGAATCGGAATTGCTGCTGGCCGAAGCTGCACAGCGCTGGGGCCTGGGTAGCGCGCAGCAGCACTACAACGCCGGCGTAACAGCCGCCATAACGTACTTAAATCAGTACGACGCCACTATGGACATCCCGGCTTCGGAAGCGGCTGCCTACCTGACTGCGCACCCCTACAGCGCCAGCAATGGCCTACGACTAATCAATACGCAGTACTGGGCGCACACCAACACCATGCTCGACTTCTACGAATCGTGGTCGAACTGGCGCCGCACGGGCTTTCCAGAGCTTACGCCGGTGGTGTATCCCAACAGTGCTACCAGTGGCCAGATTCCGCGCCGTTTGCCTTACCCAACGGCTGAAATAACATCCAACCCCAACAACTACCGAACCGCCAGCGCCGCAGTAACCGGCGGCGACAACCTGACCGGCCGCGTATGGTGGGACAAATAA